DNA from Pseudomonas putida:
CGCGCACCTTGCGCCGGCACCTTCAGGCCCTGGGCTGCAGCTACCAGCAGTTACTCGACGAGCTGCGCTTCGAGCGGGCCAAGCAGTTGCTGGCCGAGGACCAAATGCCGATCTACCGCATTGCCGAGACGCTCGGCTTCAGCGAGACCGCCAGCTTTCGCCATGCCTTCCAGCGCTGGAGCGGCGTGGCGCCCAGCCATTTTCGCGGCTGATCGGTGCCGGCCGTTTCGCGGGTGAACCCGCTCCCACAGGTACTGCGCTGAGTTCAAAATCAGCGGGGTACCTGTGGATTTACCCGCGAACAAGCCCCCACGCCGGACGCTGTCTTTGGCCACATCGATCCCCTTTTGGCCGTTTGCGTCGTTCTCCACCGGCACGCCCCCTCACACAATGAGGCACGCCAGTAAACCCGGAGAATAAAAATGCTGACGATCTATTCCGATGATCATCGCCTGCACCACGGCCGCTGCGAGCTCATCGACGGCAAGTTGATGCCTTGCTTCGAGATGCCTTCGCGCGCCGACCATGTCCTGGAGCGCGTCAAGAAGCGCAACCTCGGCCCTGTCGAAGGGCCGCGTGATTTTGGCCGCGCACCCTTGCTGCGTGTCCACGGCGCCGATTATCTGGATTTCTTCGAAGGGGCCTGGGCGCGCTGGGCGCAGATGGGCCAGGAAGGTGACCTGCTGCCCTTTACCTGGCCAGCCCGGACGTTGCGCAAGGTCAAGCCGACCGGCCTGCATGGCGAGCTTGGCTACTACAGCTTCGATGCCGGCGCGCCGATCACCGCCGGTACCTGGCAGGCTGCCTACAGCGCCGCCCAGGTCGCCCTCACCGCCCAGGCCGCGATCCAGCAAGGCGCCCATTCGGCATTCGCCCTGTGCCGCCCACCAGGACACCACGCGGCGGCCGAAGTGATGGGCGGCTACTGCTACCTCAACAACGCCGCCATCGCTGCCCAGGCGTTCCTTGACCAA
Protein-coding regions in this window:
- a CDS encoding histone deacetylase family protein gives rise to the protein MLTIYSDDHRLHHGRCELIDGKLMPCFEMPSRADHVLERVKKRNLGPVEGPRDFGRAPLLRVHGADYLDFFEGAWARWAQMGQEGDLLPFTWPARTLRKVKPTGLHGELGYYSFDAGAPITAGTWQAAYSAAQVALTAQAAIQQGAHSAFALCRPPGHHAAAEVMGGYCYLNNAAIAAQAFLDQGHRKVAILDVDYHHGNGTQDIFYQRGDVFFASIHGDPQDEFPFFLGYADETGEGAGEGCNINYPLPAGSDWAAWSAALEDACQRIAAYAPDVVVVSLGVDTFKDDPISQFKLDSPDYLEMGKRIGQLGKPTLFVMEGGYAVEEIGINAVNVLEGFQHAQPGAR